DNA sequence from the Perca fluviatilis chromosome 4, GENO_Pfluv_1.0, whole genome shotgun sequence genome:
CAAATACCGTCATGTTGCCAAGTACAGCAGATAGGACGGTGCAGAGCCGGGGTTAGACAAGGTATGATGGCCATGGGAGAAGAGGGTAGAGGCCACGCACCGACACACAATTAACCAAATTAACCACGTTTTCATACTTGGTGTAAACTGGAGGAGGAAATCGACATGTGAACAGCTGTCAAAAGCATTTCTGTTAACGTTTTGAAGAACGGTGTTCCTCTGAAAGTTAGACTTGTTCTTTTCAGATACACACGAGCCGGAGGATCCCTGAGCACATGATTGTGGGGTGAGGTGACGGCCTGGAAGCAAGATGTTTTCCTGTGTCAGTGTCTGTTCCGCTGTTTGTTTTCCGAGCTTTGCTGAATCACCTCACCATGTCATCAGTTTCGCTGTGTGTTTAAGGAAAATTTAGAGCATGAAAGGCCCATGTGAATGAAGAGGGGAGGGAAAGGAACAAAGGCATGGCTCCGTTTCCCTCTAGTCTCAGCCTGCCTTCGACCTCTGCCTCCTGAACGTTACATCAGCAGAAGTCAAGGGACCGTCAGGAAGCGAAAACAATGGCAGGGAAACTGGAAACACACCCTGCCACCTTTACTTTGCGTCCCAAACACTTAATGCATCGCGAAACATTTGGGTAATCGTGTGAATTGGTAAACTGGAATGGAAAGATTTCATTGGAACAATATAGGTTTGCACTTAATTAAAGTTTTCTACCTCATTTGCCCTGATCTTACTGACCAAAACAAGATCCAAAACACCTCATTTGtatgtgaataaataaaaatatggcAAAAAAGTACCAAAATGTCCTATGAGGTCCTAAAATGCAAACTGGTATACACATTCCACTACTGCTGTTTGCCCCCTAAACCTACTTTCACGTTGCTTTGTGGTATTAATTGGATACACAGGATGTTGCCATCAAGTTTTCTAGAgcattatttcttttcttttagttACTTTGTCAGTCATATGCACTATGTATGATCACACTATGCCTCTGTAACATAATCCAACTGTGAATTAAGATAAAACAGGCTACAGTAAGCActtattttactttaaacagCTACAGTGATCCCTGGGAAAACAATATATCTCTTTTATTGTTTATAATTCAAAGCATGTTTTAGTTCTTTTTCAAGGCTGCTGATAATTTATGACTATCTCGCTCAACCACAGCCACACGGACAACTTATCCCTTTTATGAAACACACTGTATACATCACAGAACACATTGTATGGACCAACAGAGTGTCATATTCATGAAGTTCATACATTGTTATGGCTTTACTAAAAAGGGGCTCATCCATATAATACAGGCCTGACTTTTAGCAAAATATCAAAGACCAGTGGAGAGGAAACACATCAAAGTGATTGACCTCTGGCCCCAAAACACACCCAACCACATTCCACACAATTACAGACACCAGAGAATGCCTGCAAAGGAAGCCCTACCCATTTATTGTGGGGATTTGTAAACTATGCACACTAAAATGTTTACATTGCCATTAAAGTTTGATACTGTGCCAGCTGGCATCAGCAGCCTCAACTGGTCACAATTTGAGTCTTTGAGTGATCCATCAAACATTTAATTACATCTTCAGCCTTTTTGGAAAGTCTAAGTGCACAGGATTGTCATTAGAGGTAAGAgagtaaacatacagtatgtgacacaacaaacacaatcacacatgaaCTAATCTAAATTAGTACAGGTATAGATTTCTGCTGCTATCTAGAGGTGACATAACTTCATGTTATGAAGTGTAAATTAATTACATAAGTAtggaataataaataaaggttttagTTGCACTCAGAAGACCTACAGCTCAGCAAGGCCGACCGAAATTCAAGAAGGCAATAAGGAAACGCTAAAAATAAATTATGACCGGCGATATCAGGGTTATAAACAGTGGTCATGGAAGAATTGCTgactacatttttaaaaagtgacCACTTGATTATATGCAATCTCAACTCGTCTCAACTCATTCACTTCCAGCAAACTAAAAGTATTGCACAGAGTACACAATAAGTGTTGATTCTAAAACTGCAGTTCTTTCTGGATAGCTGGCGATTTCGGTAAATAGGTTTATTCTTGTCCATGACAACTAAGCAAACTCCCGCTGCTGAAAAATATAGTAAGAAGTGGTTGAAAGCTCCtgaaaaagcaaacaaagtGGACCATAAGGTTAGTATTAGATCAACGTTCTGGGAAACACATTTATTCACTTTTTCGCCAAGAATTAGAGGAAAGATCTTCTCATCTAGCTCTCAGCTAAAAAGCAAATAAGCTTATTTCCTAAGATGTGGcaatattcctttaaataagAACCTTTTCATCACTTTACATCCAAAGAAAGGCATGTATGGAAGAAGAAGTCAAATGTTATAATGTGTGATTGGACATAACTCAATGGTAATCAGAGGACATAACCAACATAATAGAAAGAAATCTTGATTCAGTATATTCAGCTCAGTAAACCATTTATTCAAGTATTTCCAACTAATAAATCTGatattatttacagtacattatgTTCACTAGTGCAGGTCTGAGCTCCGGAAACTGAGACAGACTCAGACGTGACAATACAGAACATGACCATATATACAATAATTTCACAATCCTTCATTATTCTACCCTGTAACTACATCTTCAGTCCCTCTCTTACACACATCCACTCAATCAAACCTAAGTGCACGCACGTACATCTACAAAGACACATACAGTTTCACTCTACGTTTCAAAGAAGGCATAAACCTTAAAGCCTTTTCACATCAAATATGTTTTTCCCTGCAAAAAAACTCACAGAGAAATACAACTTAATTTGATGTATTCCCTACGACTGCTAACATATCAGCTGGGTAGTGGACACACAACCTGTAAAAACACTACTTTTGTGAATATCAAAATACAGATTTTTGTGAACAGGGCACCCTCTGACCATAGTTGAATTCAAATgtataacattttattcaatatatCAGTTTAATGTGACAGTTTgaatttattttcctttttcgcTCCAGTCTTGGCTTTGGAAAAGAGTACCTGTGGCTGCACTTCACAGTAGATCAGTCCTGTGCAACTTTTCACACCTCACAGAGGACGATGGGGAAATCTACATGTATACAAGGGTGGTCAAGCTTCACAACTCcctaaaaaaacataacaagaaaaagcataaaaattCAAAGTGACAAATCGATCAAAACATCCTTCAACCAGATCACCATTGCCTAAATGTGGCCCTAGCTCACCTGTGGAATCAGATTTTTCTGGATCCTCTTCAACTTGGActtttttctgccattttttgtCACAACCGTCTCTTCATAGAATTCATGGGCAAGGTCACCGTCCTCGTCATAGTACAAAGAACTGCCAACACAGAAAGTAAACATCTGTCTAAAACTACAAGTCAGAAGAGGAGACTTGCATCAGGTCAGAGttaagttcaattcaattcaattttatttatagtatcaaatcataacataagttatctcgagacactttacagatagagtaggtctagaccacactctataatttacaaagccccaacaattccaaaaattccagtaattccctcaagagcaagcagtgcgacagtggcgaggaaaaactccctcttgggaagaaacctcggacagacccaggctcttggcaGGCTCTTAAGTGAATGTTATATGGTCAGTTTACATGTACACGGACAGCTGCGGACACTACAGACGCACAGAAGTTCTGATTATACTCATTTCTTTTGGAGTCCGCTTGGAGGATTTTttccacacatgcgcagtagatCGCTATGCTGTTGTGTAGTTGTGGCCGTGCAAACAAATGGTGGTGAACAAATTGGCGGTACTTGGACGTCTACACAGAGCTTACGCGTACACCTTCTGATGACATGTATGTCACATGGACCCTAGCGGACCTTTGCAGACTGTACAAGTTTGGCTTAACACATTGCACTTTTAGCTGTTACTACACCCTTTtaacttttatactttttagtATTTAAAccatttattgtgttattttgtgtgtttatgttttttattaagCTTTTTTAAGCTTTGCTATCTACACTTTAATTACCCCGCTGTGATGAATAAAGTTATTGAATTGAACTGATCTGCAGTAGTATAATATACATATTTCACTGTGGACAATTTTAGTGTGGGGCACCCTGGTGGCCTAGGGGTTAGGGAGCTGACCATGAATCCCAATGTCCACGGTTTCATCCGCCCTGGGaactttgttgcatgtcattccacatccctctctccccccgTTTTGTGTCATCTCTTTACATGCACCTATATGATAGACATGTAAAATGCCATCACTATATAGTCGTTCACCTCCATTCTAATTCCTAGATATTGATATCTCAAAacctcattaaaaaaataataccccCACTAGGAATATGTaagaaaatatgttatttggctgAACCAAACAGttaccatttatatatatattttaccttCTCCTGGTAAAAACAAACGGTGTTGCATTTCTGGAACCTTTGAGACGGGCCACGGACTGATCGTTCCCATCACTGGCTGATTCCCCTCCAGCAGCTCCACTGCCTGAGAAAGGCCAGACACTTTTGGCTTTGGATCCACTCCCACCCATTCTCAGACATAAGACATAGTCTTCAGTTAAAGATTTCAATCTGGTTGGTGGCCATACGCTCTCAATTCCTTATCAAAGCCAGGATCTGAAAAgtaaaagtgcagaaaaaaagaacacGTTCCCAATCAGACTTGTCTTTCTCTGCCTGGTGGTGTTTAGCTAGTTGTGTGACTACAAAATGTCACGTTAAAGTATCTTCATTGTCCCTTACAGAGGAATTGGTTTGGAGCCAGGATGCATGCAAAAAACACCGATATACAACAAGACATATACAGAGTGGTTCAGGAGGAGGTTATTCAGGGTCAAGGTCTTAAGTGCAAGTAGAAAATGTAAGACATCTGTGCAAATGAGCAATCTGTGACATTTGAGATCTACAGTCATGTCGATACGTATGTAGCTAACTCTGCTGCCAACTGTAAAGCACCATATTTTAGTAAGTAACTGATAACTAGGCGGATCTAATACTTTGTTGATGAATGGATATAATACACTAGATTAATGCACAGTTAACTCTATTGTCAATGTGATAAATGATAAATTAGTCCGTTTGATTCAGAGAGGCAACTGAATTTAAACATGCTGACAAAACAACTGTTGCCAAAACATAGCTGAAAGCTTTATAAAGTATCGGCTCACTAAATCGGACAGTGTCGAGGCGGTCTGTTGTAACGCGATATTGTTACCTTAGCTTTACAGGAAGCTAACACACAGGGCCATACAACCAAGTTACCGAACACTAATCGCAAGCCATCGGATTCTTAACGCCAGCTATATTGCCATATTAACGTAGCTAGAACCGTCGTTGCATATCTAGTTAATGCACAGTATGTCTCTTAAAAGCTACACCTTAATATTAGGTAAATGTGGCTAATaataggtagctagctagctaactgttgCTAACGATAATGTTAGCTACCTGCATATTTGGCCAGTTAGCTTCTGCCACTGACGCAGGTTAGCTAGCTACAATAGCTAAATGATAACTGTCTGGACAAGGCAGCGATGAATATCTTCTAAACGTGATTACCTCTACCCTCCACGGCCAAAAAAACGATACTTTAAACGTGCTTCTGGTGAATATCCTACCTTATCACACATTATTAAATCGCCATatcctttcataacttttgccAGAGGCTACGtgaagctagcgttagctgttTTGGTCCTTCAATGTGGGGATCAGCTGATCTGACAAAGGCACCTAGCTAGATTGTTAAAGCAGAACATGTACTTACTACTAGCTACTTAACTAACCATCTCAAGGATGTTAATCTAAATAATGGTcagataaaaatatttttaactttaGGACTAACATTTTAACTGTTCAGGGGAATTCTATGGTAAATAATATACTTTGAGCTATATgatattttaacattcatgtatatctaaagaaatacaaaaacgaTTGGGAATTTGAACTGGGAAATTCTTTACTGAACGCAGTGCACATTTGTCACGACGTTAGGAATTGTTGCTTCAACATGTAAATATGTGCATAGACGGACACAATGATAGTTAACTGAAAAACAGAATTCTTTTTTAAGGacagaaaaaacaaagatataaaaGGAATGACGAACAGCTTCCGGTGAAACACATGTATACCAATATTCATTCAAGATTCCAGTCAACCAGAGTGACACTGCGCTCTCTGACATTCATAGATGCATACAAATGTCCATACATCAGTCAAACTCACAATTTgacagtattaaaaaaaaaaaaaaaaaaaaaaagagttgcacCCATCAGGGGTGTCGAGAAGACATGGCAGATTTTTTAGCCTGGGTCAAATGAAAATCCAAATACCTTCAGCAACAAATGTGTATTTAACTTTCTAACAGTATAAATTGTTAATGTTAATATGGAGGTTAAGAAGTATGATATATCGTCTAAACTTGGCAGTAATGTCAGGATTGGACACATTACCAATTTTATATTCTGGAAAATTATAAAGGAATGTAATTCTAGAtgtgatttttaggctcaattACAACACAGGGCTTGACTTCAGCACTACATCTACATTATGTAAAatccacattttattttttattatacctAATAATGCCAAAACCatcactgacattttttttttttaaagttaaagtgACACAGCTGAGGTACACAGGATAATCAGATGGTACCCAATAGCAAAAGACATTACTGGATACGACCACTGTCTCATCTGCCAGTATTCACTTCTCTCAACTCATTCTCTCAGGCACATCAGACTCTCCAGGTGTAAGGCACTTCTCATCTCTCGCATCATTTCACACGCACATTCGCGCCAGCTCTCTCTCATTGTCTTGCgccctgtctcactctctcGTTCACCCAAGAGGCGTTTTGAGTTGTATTATCTGGGATCTTTGGATGCAGCGATGACTGGTCATCTTCAGGCGATTGTCCAGCCAAGAGGTGCACGTTAAACCCCGAGCGCAGAGTCATATCAGCCTGGGGTCGAGCCAGCCAGAGCCTCTCGCATCTTAGTGCGGGCCAGAGCGTACCGCTGCACTATCTGCTTGACGTGCTCCTCCTCTTCACGCTTCAGAATGAGCAGGAAGTTCTTCAACTCTGGCATGGAGAAGGCATGCCACTGTAAGGAGAGAAAAATGCATTAATGAATGTACAGTCTATAAACTAACCACAAGGTTTGGATTCATTATTCTCATATTCATGTTGCACTCACATTGACTTCTCCAGTTTCATTCTCTTTCAGAACAAAGCTGAGAACTTTCTCATTGGGCCCAGCACACAGACGCAGACGGAGGGGATGCTCATCATCAGATACCTTGCGAACATAAACTGAAAAGAGGCACACAAAAAGACTCAAATTAATGTACAGCGTGCCCATTTCAAATAAGTAAATAAGGCTGCAGGAGTTAAGTGTAAACATAATAAAACAGGAGTGATACCTTGGTCATGACGCTCGCTGCGCTCAAACAGAGCAAACTTGCCAGGATTGTCCACCACAGTAAACTTTTTCAACAAAGCTTCAATGACCTCACGAGCAGAAGTGCGTGAGCTTATGTGCAGGTGCTTGGATGCATCCTTTGGCAGGTAGAAAGAGGTGCGACGCTTCACTCCGCTAGCCTTCCTCCCTCTAGCATCGTGACCTCCTTTCTTAGGAGGTGGAACTGACACAGGTCGCACCAACTTGAACTGTACCTTTATGAAACCAGTGTAGGAACCATCCTTGTTCTGTTGAGAACAATTAAAATGTTACACTAAAGGAAAAACACTAACATTAATAATGCATGGATTTGTTTTTGACTCAACACACTACTCACCATGTTCATGAACAGATTGCTGTTGATTTGAGCGTTGTATTCCTTCACCTTCTGCTGATAATCTGCAGTGTTCAACTCCTGCTTTTCCCATTCAGTGTGTTCATCctggagaggacagtgaggagttCCAGTGTTAAACCACCAGGTGTCAGTGTTCACCTCCAAACCACAACAGGAACACAGGCACAACACACAAGTACAAGAATGGACACTGAATACAGCTGCAAGTTGTGACATTATGTACTTAAACATGTCATGTTCTGTagttattacagaagttatgcATAACATACTTTTGTAccaatcctaaaaaaaaaatgacagtgtTGATGACCCTCTTGAGTAAGGATAAGACTTTCACATGGGAAAAATCTAATTACAACATGCTGATGTCGTATGAAAACATTGTAGgtatcaaaatgtttttcaggaATTGAGAaagggtgggtttttttttttgcatgaagTGCAATACATTTTAACACTAAATTGGAAGAAGGTGTGAAGTTATGTAAAAGCAACTATGGTGTTATCCAATTAGGATTTAAAAGTTCTTCTTCCAAAAAATATTGCTTAATGTTGTTTAAAATATGATTAAAATAACCACCCTTTCGTAAAGATCTCGTTATAATAGTAATATAATGTTAATAGATTTTCTGTTAGGCCCGTTATTTCTCACAGTGAGCACCAGTTGCATCAGACTCAACTTCCTGACAACGTAGCAAAGGCAAAAACGATGATGTCAGCTCTGCCCAATCCTGTTCAAATCCTCTGTCTAGGAGAAGTAGAGGAAGGAGGGGTATGTGCAACTTGCAGCTGTTTGCAGTGACTGCGAGCAACGGTTCTGCACTGCATTCCTCAACTTGGTATTCATGTAAAAATAGCCTCCCCTCCCCGGCTCTCACAAGTGGGAGAGACAATGCCCTCCCTTGTTTTACAGGCACATCCTGTGAAGTCAGCTGCCTCATCAACCACACAATCCCAGTCATGTTTCAGTCATGCACATTTGGCCGTTAGCTCAATTAGGTCTTTTCCCAAGTGTACTAGTGACCAATTGGTTTTTCCCTGTATAGAAAGAAAATTCAACAGAACTGTGAGGCTGCACAAATTTATTTTCCATACTGTACTCCAGCTAATTTCTCGAGGTTCATAGGTAGCAGGGGGGTTACTGAGGAGTAAAAGGTAGGATATCATATCTATCCAGGATAGGATATCAATATCCAGCATCTATGGGTTCTGCAATGATACATATGCAGATTTCTCCATTATTGCAAACAAGTATTTCTGAATAAAtgtacaattttatttttttacaaaaaaatgtaaaaatgtactcCACCCTGCCTCCATCTAATTGCATGAACCCAGAttatcaaatgaaaaataaaccaGGCAAAGTTGCAAGCTTTAAAAAAGGGGCTGTGTAGCTTATACATCAATGTCAAGCAGTACAAAATCAATTGTAGCAATCCATAGGCAGATTGAAAGACTGTAGAGTTAATATGCTGCTGTTAACaagtcaataaatcaatatgAGGGCCAAGTTGTCTCTAAATGCCCAGAAAAGGTGTGTCATATAAAAAAATGGCTTCTGCGCAAAGAAGACAGAAAATGGTGTATGTCACTGAGTTTTAAAGTAAACTGCCTCTGTTTCCCAGTAGAGGAAGCTGCTATCCCAGTGGGTGTGGGTgacaacagaaaatgaatctcTCCAAAACAGTACATTAGTCATCTGTGATTGAGAAATGAGTACGAAAAACCTGAATAGTCAATGAATGGTGGGTGTTAGTCTGGAAACCTGAGAAGCGGGTGTGCGTCACTAAACATGACATTTGGGTTGTTCTCATGAGTTCAGCTCTGGGTCGGCCTGTGcttgttaaaatgaaataaaaaaagatcccCTGATGGATTGTGTTTCTACACCAAAACCACCAACTTATTTTTGCCACTTCTGACATGTTTTTTATTATAGGTTTCCACAACTCAAGTCTCAAGCCTGTTTACTCAAAACTGGAGGAACCAGAACTCCATCCTAGCCTGCAAGCTCACTTGGCATGCATCTTCTCTGCTGGGGAGCCCTCaaggaaaacacacagcagctcCAGACCTGGGGTGCTGCTGAGCAACACACCCTGGCATTTGACCCCCTAAAAGTATGGATAAAGTTCTCAAATTTAACAAAAACTCAAATTGCCAAGGAGAGCAGAAATACCAAGTAACGCCAGAGCAACGTTAGTTATGAATTACCCATCACCCATCTCTCTGGTCTCACTTCCCATTTTTACATTGAGGACAggacatttttaattatgccTAACGTTTATTTTTGTATACTTTATCTACGTCTCACCTGTTTTACGttagcattaacgttagctttccGGGTTTGGGGAAAGAAAGATGTCCGGGCGGTGAAGTACTGCTCAAACTCGGAGTCGGCTTCCTCCTCGCTGCAGTAGCCGCTGCTGGTGGAGCTGCCCCAGGTCTTCTCGAAGGAGGGAGTTTTGTCCGAACTGCTAGCCACGTTAGTCATGCTGACTACCCGGTAAAACCCTCTAACACTAGAACCAACAAACTGAACTCAAGATACGACGATATCTCTGTATCTGTAAAATATCTCTGTAACGCCTTGATACAACAAACTAATGGACAAAATACcactgactttttttcctctAACTTCAACCGGGCCACGTTTCTACTGTGTGCAAACTCTCCGTGTGAAACAGGATGTATTCAGGCCCCCGCCCTTACTGCCTCGCTTCCTTCCCCCCGCCGAGGCCCCACCCAGGTCCGTTGAGTTGAGTTTGGAAAATACACAAAACCAACGCAGCCGCTCGCGATTGGACGGCAAGTGGAAATACCAGACTAATCCccaccctcccccctctctctgcctgcctcctACCCATTGCTCCTACCTCCTACTCCCATGGATGCTGCTCTGCCGCTGCTTCTTTCCCCGCTGAATATGTCATGTGATGATAGGTCAGTTTGGTCACCACACACAGGACAGCCAGAGACAACATGTGGGTCTCATTCTTTCTCAATTTATGAGCTGTAAAGATTTGTTGAACTTATAGGCACCAAACATACATTCTAAAACTTAGACTGTCAAGTAACATTTTTCCTTATCTAGTTTAAAAAGCTTGAGCGTGgtgaaaccatagactgttaatttacagtctatgggtgaAACCCATACCAGAAACCAATCAGGGTAAAAGGGAGATTTTTACAGTCACTGGGAGATACCCAGAGGGCGGCCCCCTAAATGCCACATAAAGTCAATGAATCCAATAGATCATTAAAGAAAATAAGGATTAGCCTACTCCATTGATTATTAGACTTCCATGATTCAGGGGACTTACAGGGGgaagatgaaaaagaaaaactcaaaGCAGCAGAGGCTGTGATATCCTAACTTTTAATGCCTAGTAGCTCtcaaaacactggatcctacatttcctaTAATGCAACTCAATAGGGTCTTTCATTATGCCCCCTTCAAGTCGTATCTGTAAAAGTTGTAAAGACGACTGGGaaactgtttttttctgaaagCTCAGATATATGTGACTTGGCACCTTGGCACGTACTGATACTGAGGTGCCTGAAAACCAATTATGTCCATTGTTTAATCATTAAAAATATTATGTTTTGGACAGATGGTAGGGGAAAAAGCAACATGAATGTCACCCTGGGAATTtgtaaaagacttttctcagacttttctgacattttacagagaaaacaatTTATCAAACAAAGAATTCATAAAATAATTGAGAAAATCCTCTGGAGAGGAATtgacaaataaaataacagGGATGCACTAATCCAACATGGCAGATTGGTATCGGTGGCAGAAACTGATCCACAATAAATACAGTTTGTTTGTCAGTGTCATAAGATCTTATGTTTCCGTAATCAGTTATATTCATGCAGACATGGTGAACTCCATCAGTTGTTTGTGCCACAGCAACCCTCAtggtaaataaaaaagaagtgaGATAAAGATTTAAAATTTTGGAAAAAGAGAGCTCTGGTATTAGATCAGTACTAGATGAAAATAAGTTTCATCCCTAATTTTCAGTATGCATATGCTGCAATGTAAACTCTTTAAACCATCAGGCAGACTGTTAGTGTAATGTAATAAAGATGAAGACTCAGCAACAAGTTTATAGCTTTTGTAGTGAGA
Encoded proteins:
- the tusc2a gene encoding tumor suppressor 2, mitochondrial calcium regulator a, which encodes MGGSGSKAKSVWPFSGSGAAGGESASDGNDQSVARLKGSRNATPFVFTRRSSLYYDEDGDLAHEFYEETVVTKNGRKKSKLKRIQKNLIPQGVVKLDHPCIHVDFPIVLCEV
- the LOC120557266 gene encoding ras association domain-containing protein 1-like isoform X2 yields the protein MTNVASSSDKTPSFEKTWGSSTSSGYCSEEEADSEFEQYFTARTSFFPQTRKANVNANVKQDEHTEWEKQELNTADYQQKVKEYNAQINSNLFMNMNKDGSYTGFIKVQFKLVRPVSVPPPKKGGHDARGRKASGVKRRTSFYLPKDASKHLHISSRTSAREVIEALLKKFTVVDNPGKFALFERSERHDQVYVRKVSDDEHPLRLRLCAGPNEKVLSFVLKENETGEVNWHAFSMPELKNFLLILKREEEEHVKQIVQRYALARTKMREALAGSTPG
- the LOC120557266 gene encoding ras association domain-containing protein 1-like isoform X1, translating into MSWGEFIELRDLRPDREQIELTHGTHSPCSPPRLERANALRISPGKVPDLLSRVGIIRVLSSTQDPQLTEEKGEGHNFQPCSHAQPTWCDLCGDFIWGLYKQSLRCANCRFTCHYRCRALIRLDCSWDRGSVADHTYVVEHTIETDTNVDEHTEWEKQELNTADYQQKVKEYNAQINSNLFMNMNKDGSYTGFIKVQFKLVRPVSVPPPKKGGHDARGRKASGVKRRTSFYLPKDASKHLHISSRTSAREVIEALLKKFTVVDNPGKFALFERSERHDQVYVRKVSDDEHPLRLRLCAGPNEKVLSFVLKENETGEVNWHAFSMPELKNFLLILKREEEEHVKQIVQRYALARTKMREALAGSTPG